In the Paenibacillus sp. FSL H7-0357 genome, one interval contains:
- the ilvB gene encoding biosynthetic-type acetolactate synthase large subunit, translating to MNGAQLLIQMLIEKKIDTLFGYPGGAVLPLYDALYDCDSIQHVLVRHEQAAVHAADGYARVTGRPGVALVTSGPGATNAVTGIATAFMDSIPLIVLTGQVSTDLIGLDSFQEVDIYGMTMPITKHNYIVREVADLPKIVNEAFHVATTGRPGPVLIDLPKNVMAAEFNMEEQSGNQDSQPYIRGYQPKHSMDPLDIQLAADQLNRSERPLILIGGGCMTGNTPALLKEFAEQFNLPVASTLMGLGAFPSGHSLHLGMVGMHGTVAANRALQGADVVLCLGVRFSDRVTGNRKAFSPGSYKIQVDIDTSELNKNVAVDLAITGECADLLAGLLEKIHMQEPAVWNQQIRIWSKRSTKSPRVQDTKLTPVEVIRCIQNATDGDAIISTDVGQHQIWTATHYNFSEARSFLTSGGLGTMGYGLPAAIGAAVAFPDRQVVCITGDGSIQMNMQEMMTAVDLGLNVKVAIFKNGYLGMVRQWQQLFLGRRYSSVRISSPDFVALAKSFGAQGLRADNLVDAEHIIDLALHTDGLVVMEFDITEETNVYPIVPPGSSNQDMIVE from the coding sequence ATGAACGGAGCACAGCTGCTAATTCAGATGTTGATAGAGAAGAAAATTGACACCCTATTCGGATACCCCGGCGGTGCGGTATTACCTTTGTATGATGCGTTGTATGATTGCGACAGCATACAGCATGTTCTCGTTAGACATGAGCAGGCAGCGGTACATGCTGCTGATGGATATGCCAGAGTAACGGGACGCCCGGGAGTAGCGCTTGTTACCAGCGGGCCGGGTGCAACAAATGCGGTTACCGGTATTGCTACAGCCTTTATGGACTCGATTCCGTTAATCGTCCTGACGGGCCAGGTTTCCACCGATCTCATAGGTCTGGACAGCTTTCAGGAAGTAGACATTTATGGCATGACGATGCCCATCACCAAGCACAACTATATTGTCAGGGAGGTCGCCGATCTTCCGAAGATTGTGAACGAGGCATTCCATGTCGCAACAACGGGACGACCCGGCCCAGTCCTCATTGATTTGCCGAAGAATGTAATGGCAGCAGAATTTAACATGGAGGAACAATCTGGCAATCAGGATTCCCAGCCATATATCCGGGGTTATCAGCCAAAGCATTCTATGGATCCTCTGGACATCCAACTCGCAGCTGATCAGTTGAACCGTTCTGAACGCCCGCTTATTCTTATTGGTGGAGGCTGTATGACAGGTAATACTCCGGCATTGTTAAAAGAGTTCGCCGAGCAATTCAACCTTCCTGTAGCCAGTACGCTAATGGGTTTGGGTGCCTTTCCATCCGGGCATTCCCTGCATCTGGGTATGGTCGGGATGCACGGAACAGTCGCAGCCAATCGTGCGCTGCAGGGTGCGGACGTTGTGTTATGTCTCGGGGTTCGTTTCAGTGACCGTGTTACAGGCAACCGTAAGGCATTCTCGCCGGGTTCTTATAAAATCCAAGTCGATATTGATACTTCCGAATTAAATAAGAACGTTGCAGTCGATCTTGCTATCACAGGAGAATGCGCAGATCTGCTTGCCGGACTGTTGGAAAAAATACATATGCAAGAACCTGCTGTTTGGAATCAGCAAATCCGAATCTGGTCCAAGCGTTCCACAAAATCACCGCGGGTGCAGGATACCAAGCTGACTCCGGTTGAGGTGATAAGGTGCATACAAAATGCAACAGATGGCGATGCCATCATCTCTACGGACGTAGGACAGCATCAAATTTGGACCGCCACACATTATAATTTCTCAGAAGCCCGCTCTTTCCTGACCTCCGGTGGGCTTGGGACAATGGGCTATGGCCTGCCGGCTGCAATTGGTGCTGCAGTAGCTTTTCCTGACCGTCAAGTGGTGTGTATCACGGGAGACGGAAGCATCCAGATGAATATGCAGGAAATGATGACGGCGGTCGATCTGGGCCTGAACGTCAAAGTCGCTATCTTCAAAAATGGCTACCTGGGTATGGTAAGGCAGTGGCAGCAGCTGTTTCTTGGCCGCCGTTATTCTTCCGTACGTATCAGTTCACCCGATTTCGTAGCTTTGGCCAAATCCTTTGGCGCCCAGGGGCTCCGGGCCGATAATCTTGTCGATGCCGAGCATATTATTGATCTTGCTCTCCATACGGACGGACTTGTCGTCATGGAGTTCGATATTACCGAGGAAACGAATGTATATCCCATCGTACCTCCGGGGTCCAGCAATCAGGACATGATTGTTGAATAA
- a CDS encoding MerR family transcriptional regulator — protein sequence MALAIKQVAEKFDVSQDTLRYYERIGLIPHVNRNKSGNRDYTEEDCKWVEFIICMRHAGLSIEVLIEYVDLFNQGDESAEARKDLLIEERKQLATRMEVMKKTLERLDSKISRYEQTIGKREKTLRRSAEQSDNEI from the coding sequence ATGGCGTTGGCCATTAAACAGGTTGCAGAGAAATTTGATGTTTCCCAGGATACACTCCGTTATTATGAACGGATCGGGCTGATTCCTCATGTAAATCGCAATAAAAGCGGTAACAGAGATTATACGGAAGAAGACTGCAAATGGGTTGAGTTTATCATCTGTATGCGGCATGCCGGTCTCTCGATTGAAGTATTGATTGAATATGTCGATTTGTTTAACCAGGGTGATGAATCCGCCGAGGCCAGAAAAGATCTATTAATCGAGGAACGCAAGCAGCTCGCCACAAGAATGGAAGTCATGAAGAAAACGCTGGAACGCTTGGATTCTAAGATTTCAAGGTATGAGCAAACTATAGGAAAAAGAGAAAAAACACTAAGAAGATCTGCTGAGCAGTCTGATAACGAAATCTAG
- a CDS encoding sugar phosphate isomerase/epimerase family protein, whose protein sequence is MKLGISSYSLVNELESGEMDILGVIDWIADQGGEHIEIVPIGFELTGNPDLADAIREKAKSRNIDVSNYAIGANFETDSQEAFELEIRRVMDEVDVAARLGVTRMRHDVASSSDTSIGNFHRQLDRLAEACGRIADYAAQYGIVTSVENHGYFIQASDRVQALIQRVNRTNFRTTLDVGNFMCVDENSVVAVKNNIAYASVVHVKDFYWRPSYQNPGEGWFQTASGNYLRGAIAGHGDIDMREVLRVVKASGYDGYISLEFEGLEECKRGTRIGLDNVRRLWNES, encoded by the coding sequence ATGAAATTGGGAATCAGTTCATACAGCTTGGTAAATGAATTGGAATCGGGTGAAATGGATATTTTGGGTGTAATTGATTGGATTGCCGACCAAGGCGGCGAGCATATTGAGATTGTACCCATTGGATTCGAATTGACTGGTAATCCTGACTTAGCGGACGCTATTCGAGAAAAGGCAAAGTCGCGAAACATAGATGTGTCCAACTATGCCATCGGCGCCAATTTTGAAACGGATTCCCAAGAAGCCTTTGAGCTGGAAATCAGGCGGGTAATGGATGAAGTCGACGTTGCCGCAAGACTGGGTGTAACTCGTATGCGCCATGATGTTGCCAGCAGCAGCGATACTTCGATCGGCAACTTTCATCGTCAATTGGACCGCCTGGCAGAAGCCTGCGGGCGAATTGCCGATTATGCAGCACAGTATGGTATAGTAACCAGCGTTGAGAATCATGGCTATTTTATACAAGCCAGTGACCGGGTACAAGCATTGATTCAGCGGGTGAATCGGACAAATTTCCGTACAACGCTGGATGTGGGCAATTTCATGTGCGTGGATGAGAACTCTGTGGTTGCCGTGAAGAACAATATTGCATATGCTTCTGTGGTGCATGTAAAGGATTTCTATTGGAGACCTTCGTATCAGAATCCCGGGGAGGGCTGGTTCCAAACGGCAAGCGGTAATTATTTAAGAGGTGCAATCGCAGGCCATGGAGATATTGATATGCGTGAAGTGCTTCGTGTGGTTAAAGCGTCAGGATATGACGGATATATTTCACTGGAATTTGAAGGGCTTGAGGAATGTAAACGGGGAACCCGGATAGGTCTTGATAATGTGAGAAGGCTTTGGAACGAAAGTTAA
- a CDS encoding sugar phosphate isomerase/epimerase family protein: MKLANPIGIMVDSLRLNLRDGLVKAKELGADGVQIYAVEGEMDPENLSPRDRKELKSYIESLGLRISALCGDLAGHGFQDAKVNSAKIEKSKRILDLAVDLGTQIVTTHIGIVPNQVNDPVYDTMQRACEELGVYAKSLDAYFAIETGPEKSAHLKQFLNSLSTNGVSVNFDPANMVMVTGDDPVQGVHNLKDYIVHTHVKDGIRLREVDPREVYGALGYEPMSHDRIAEDAASGASYRELALGEGHVDFDNYFKALQDIGYTGYLTIEREVGDQPEADIAKAIDFIRRYR, translated from the coding sequence ATGAAATTGGCAAACCCGATTGGTATAATGGTCGATAGTCTGCGTCTTAACTTGCGGGATGGACTGGTGAAAGCTAAAGAGCTGGGGGCAGATGGTGTACAAATCTATGCAGTTGAAGGTGAGATGGACCCTGAGAATCTGTCCCCGCGAGACCGAAAGGAATTGAAGAGTTATATCGAATCCCTAGGTCTGCGAATTTCAGCATTGTGTGGTGATCTGGCTGGCCATGGTTTTCAAGATGCGAAGGTGAATTCGGCGAAAATTGAGAAATCGAAGCGCATTCTTGATTTAGCCGTTGATCTGGGAACACAGATTGTTACCACACATATTGGTATTGTTCCGAATCAGGTGAATGATCCAGTCTATGATACGATGCAGCGTGCGTGTGAAGAGCTTGGTGTCTATGCCAAGAGCTTGGATGCCTATTTTGCAATTGAGACTGGACCGGAAAAATCTGCACATTTGAAGCAATTCCTCAATTCGCTGAGCACGAATGGCGTTTCTGTCAACTTTGACCCTGCCAACATGGTCATGGTAACGGGTGACGATCCTGTTCAAGGAGTGCACAATCTGAAAGATTACATTGTTCATACGCATGTGAAGGATGGCATCCGTCTGCGGGAGGTAGATCCCCGTGAAGTCTATGGAGCGTTAGGCTATGAGCCGATGAGTCACGACCGTATTGCCGAAGATGCTGCATCTGGCGCAAGCTATCGAGAACTGGCTTTAGGGGAAGGCCATGTGGATTTTGATAACTATTTCAAAGCGCTCCAGGATATTGGCTACACCGGGTATTTGACTATTGAACGTGAAGTGGGCGATCAGCCGGAAGCTGATATTGCCAAAGCGATTGATTTTATCCGGCGCTATCGTTAA
- a CDS encoding AraC family transcriptional regulator — MTTYMDYTISSKPIRIIDRTTDESKLQLKSLSIVNVGHLPNRSLYRTQAQFQYYAFVYIAGGKGTYQVNNKEKQPVHKGSFFVFFPDATFDYGPDPQETWDEFYFTVEGSRTAEWLSTWLTEPYRVRQTGLDDAQQSKIDRIFMLMESGIPSNLDRASLLLESLLYEFVQSSQPNTDSTDYITKLMDDIAASLHQSFDADAFCERYHISISTLRRIIQKHTGYSLNKYIHRLKISEAKNILLNTDRSIKDTAVSLGYNDVFYFSRLFKKYVGVSPQHFRNNV; from the coding sequence ATGACCACCTACATGGACTATACAATCAGTTCTAAGCCTATTCGCATTATTGATCGCACGACAGATGAAAGTAAGCTGCAGCTAAAATCATTATCGATCGTCAATGTCGGGCACCTCCCCAACCGGTCGCTGTACCGAACCCAAGCCCAATTCCAATATTATGCTTTCGTTTACATTGCAGGCGGCAAGGGCACATATCAGGTTAACAACAAGGAAAAGCAGCCTGTTCATAAAGGTTCTTTTTTTGTCTTTTTTCCAGACGCCACCTTTGACTATGGACCCGACCCGCAAGAGACTTGGGATGAATTCTATTTCACAGTAGAAGGATCACGAACTGCGGAGTGGCTCTCTACCTGGTTAACCGAACCTTACCGTGTTCGCCAGACAGGACTCGATGATGCACAACAGAGCAAAATTGATCGAATCTTCATGTTGATGGAAAGCGGCATTCCAAGCAATCTGGACCGGGCTTCCTTACTCCTTGAATCCCTTTTGTACGAATTTGTACAAAGCAGCCAGCCTAATACCGATTCGACAGACTACATCACCAAGCTCATGGATGATATTGCGGCATCCCTGCATCAAAGTTTTGATGCTGATGCATTCTGCGAACGCTACCACATTTCGATATCCACGCTCCGGCGTATCATTCAGAAACATACCGGGTACTCACTTAATAAGTACATTCACCGTCTCAAAATTTCCGAAGCCAAAAATATACTGCTGAATACAGATCGATCGATTAAAGATACTGCCGTTTCCCTTGGATACAATGATGTTTTTTACTTTTCGCGGCTATTCAAAAAATATGTAGGTGTTTCCCCCCAACATTTTCGCAATAATGTATAA
- a CDS encoding type 1 glutamine amidotransferase family protein, whose amino-acid sequence MQTKKAYLYVFNTMSDWEYGYLIAELNTGRYFKKDLAPLKVVTVGANKEMVTTMGGLSIKPDISIDECTIQSKDLLVLPGGNTWGEDIHQPVLKKVGQALQLGTIVAAICGATEGLANNGYLDSRKHTSNNLEYLKMVCPNYKGDEFYEIGPAVSGENLVTASGVAPLEFAMEVLKQLDVFTPDTLHSWYNLNKTQQPEYFFQLMNSISL is encoded by the coding sequence ATGCAAACCAAAAAAGCTTATCTTTATGTATTTAATACAATGTCAGACTGGGAATACGGATATTTAATTGCTGAACTAAACACAGGCAGATATTTCAAAAAAGATTTAGCACCTTTAAAAGTAGTTACGGTAGGTGCTAATAAAGAAATGGTTACTACGATGGGAGGACTGAGCATAAAACCGGATATTTCCATTGATGAGTGTACAATTCAGAGTAAAGATCTTTTAGTGTTGCCCGGAGGGAATACTTGGGGAGAAGATATTCATCAGCCTGTCTTGAAAAAAGTTGGCCAAGCCTTACAGCTAGGCACTATTGTTGCTGCAATTTGTGGGGCAACCGAGGGGCTGGCGAACAATGGATACCTGGATTCTAGAAAGCACACAAGTAATAACTTAGAGTATCTTAAAATGGTCTGTCCGAATTATAAAGGAGATGAATTCTATGAGATAGGACCTGCTGTATCTGGTGAGAATTTGGTTACTGCCTCAGGGGTAGCTCCTCTGGAATTTGCGATGGAGGTACTGAAACAATTAGATGTATTTACACCAGATACATTGCATTCATGGTACAACCTCAATAAGACTCAACAACCTGAATACTTTTTCCAGTTAATGAATTCAATATCCTTGTAA
- a CDS encoding Gfo/Idh/MocA family oxidoreductase, whose translation MLTIGYIGNGKSTNRYHLPFSLNRENLKVKTIYARNPGKGEWEKAPGILYTDELEMLMNDEEIQLIVICTHIDSHYAYAKMALDHGKNVLVEKPFMPTKEEAVSIFQYAKEKNLVLQCYQNRRYDSDFLTTKKVIESGKLGDLLEVEMHYDYYRPETPNSVTHYSKNNSYLYGHGVHTIDQVLSYFGEPEYIHYDVRQLLGTGRMNDYFDLDFYYSTLKVSVKSSFFRLKARPSFVVYGKKGVFVKQTQDRQEEHLKLFYLPKGHADFGIDLPEHYGTLTYLDDAGQYHEEKVVSEKGDYARVYDDMYQAILQGKDKTIKDEETIAVMEIIENGIEGCS comes from the coding sequence ATGCTTACGATCGGTTATATCGGGAATGGCAAAAGCACAAACCGTTATCATCTGCCTTTTTCATTAAACCGGGAAAATTTGAAGGTGAAGACGATCTACGCCCGTAATCCGGGTAAAGGAGAGTGGGAGAAGGCGCCGGGCATCCTTTACACCGATGAACTTGAAATGTTAATGAACGATGAAGAGATTCAGTTGATCGTGATCTGTACACATATTGATTCGCATTATGCTTATGCCAAAATGGCGCTTGACCACGGGAAGAATGTGCTTGTCGAAAAACCTTTTATGCCAACTAAAGAAGAAGCAGTCTCAATCTTCCAATACGCCAAAGAGAAAAATCTGGTACTCCAATGTTATCAGAATAGACGTTACGACTCGGACTTCCTCACGACCAAAAAGGTTATCGAATCAGGTAAACTGGGTGATTTGCTGGAGGTGGAGATGCATTACGATTATTATCGCCCGGAGACCCCGAATTCAGTTACGCATTACTCCAAAAATAACAGTTACTTATACGGACATGGGGTTCACACCATTGATCAGGTCTTATCCTACTTTGGGGAACCGGAATATATACATTACGATGTTCGTCAACTGCTGGGAACCGGCAGAATGAATGATTACTTTGATCTGGATTTCTATTATTCTACACTCAAGGTATCGGTTAAATCGAGCTTCTTCCGCTTGAAGGCGCGGCCCAGTTTTGTTGTATACGGAAAAAAAGGGGTATTCGTTAAACAAACGCAGGACCGCCAGGAAGAGCACCTGAAATTATTTTATTTGCCCAAGGGACATGCTGATTTTGGCATTGATTTGCCGGAGCATTATGGTACCCTGACTTATCTGGATGATGCAGGCCAATATCATGAAGAAAAAGTCGTCTCTGAGAAGGGTGACTATGCCCGGGTATATGACGATATGTATCAAGCTATCCTGCAGGGCAAAGATAAGACAATAAAGGATGAAGAAACGATTGCCGTTATGGAGATCATCGAGAATGGGATAGAGGGGTGCAGCTAG
- a CDS encoding MurR/RpiR family transcriptional regulator: MKILTQLSEMHNFTPNEKSIAAYILMHKESILHLNIQELAKATYTSHSAVNRLTHKLGLSGFKEFIIKLAREFQQYTQNISSVDPNYPFSDEESPLQVAKEIAELMKETIDKTYAYMDDDLLSQTAGMLDKAKRIFIYALGDSQIRAKSFQNKMIKINKYVVIATELYEWAYHTVNLTEEDCAIFLTYHGKSPIYVRAAQHFRREQIPFITITATTQSELAKLSTLCIQVPNDEVKHAKIGTFSSQIAFEYVLNVIYSCIYKISYSINRESAVQSLKSTYVDEMMNDL; this comes from the coding sequence TTGAAGATATTGACCCAATTATCGGAAATGCATAACTTTACACCAAACGAAAAAAGTATCGCTGCCTATATTCTGATGCATAAAGAAAGCATACTGCATTTAAATATTCAGGAGCTTGCAAAGGCTACTTATACATCGCATTCAGCGGTCAATCGCTTAACCCATAAACTTGGGCTGTCCGGATTTAAAGAGTTCATCATTAAACTTGCCCGGGAATTCCAGCAATATACCCAGAACATTTCCAGCGTCGACCCTAATTATCCGTTTAGTGATGAGGAATCTCCACTTCAAGTGGCGAAAGAAATTGCTGAATTGATGAAGGAAACGATCGACAAAACCTATGCCTACATGGATGATGATTTGCTGTCCCAAACAGCCGGGATGCTGGACAAAGCAAAAAGGATCTTTATCTATGCCTTGGGAGATTCCCAAATCCGCGCGAAGAGTTTTCAGAATAAAATGATTAAAATCAACAAATATGTAGTGATCGCTACTGAGCTGTACGAATGGGCATATCATACCGTTAATTTGACGGAAGAGGATTGCGCGATTTTCTTGACTTACCACGGAAAGTCACCGATTTATGTAAGAGCAGCTCAGCACTTCAGACGTGAACAGATCCCTTTTATCACCATCACAGCTACCACTCAAAGTGAACTGGCAAAACTCAGTACGCTCTGTATTCAAGTGCCAAATGATGAAGTAAAACATGCCAAGATCGGAACCTTTTCCTCGCAAATAGCATTTGAATACGTCCTTAACGTGATATACTCCTGTATCTATAAAATTTCTTATTCAATAAACAGGGAATCCGCAGTCCAATCGTTGAAAAGCACCTACGTTGATGAAATGATGAATGACTTATAA
- a CDS encoding Gfo/Idh/MocA family protein, with amino-acid sequence MSKKKIGLIGAGSISDLHLQAYQGNEHAELYAICDLNQQRAEDKAKQYNIPNVYKDYHDLLANPEVEAVSICTWNNSHAEISIAALRAGKHVLVEKPLCRSVEEANAIQDAVRETGKLLQVGFVRRYDANAQLVKNFIEKDELGEIYYAKATCIRRLGNPGGWFADVERSGGGPLIDLGVHIIDLCWYMMGRPKPVSVSGNTYHKLGNRANVKNLSFYQAADYDPSTNGVEDMANALIRFENGASLMVDVSFTLHAKSDELAIRLYGDKGGVEIEPELTMITEKYDTILNVAPQTDSKSINVPEAFCNEVNHFLACLQSGETPISPVEDGLQIMKILCGIYESANKGQEVQL; translated from the coding sequence ATGAGTAAAAAGAAAATTGGACTGATCGGAGCGGGATCCATCTCCGACTTGCATTTGCAAGCCTACCAGGGGAATGAACATGCAGAACTATATGCTATATGTGACTTGAATCAGCAACGGGCAGAAGATAAAGCGAAGCAGTACAATATTCCGAATGTGTATAAAGATTATCATGATTTATTAGCTAATCCCGAAGTGGAAGCGGTCAGCATTTGTACGTGGAACAACAGTCATGCAGAGATCAGTATTGCAGCCCTGCGTGCCGGTAAGCATGTGCTAGTGGAGAAACCTTTATGCCGCAGCGTTGAAGAAGCGAATGCCATCCAGGATGCGGTACGTGAAACTGGCAAGTTGTTGCAGGTCGGATTTGTACGCCGTTACGACGCCAATGCGCAGCTTGTAAAGAACTTCATTGAGAAAGATGAACTGGGTGAAATCTATTATGCTAAAGCTACTTGTATCCGTAGACTTGGGAATCCGGGTGGCTGGTTTGCAGATGTTGAACGTTCCGGGGGAGGCCCATTAATTGATCTCGGAGTCCATATTATCGATTTGTGCTGGTATATGATGGGGCGTCCAAAGCCCGTTTCGGTTAGCGGCAACACGTATCACAAATTGGGCAACCGCGCGAATGTGAAGAACTTATCCTTTTATCAGGCAGCCGATTATGATCCAAGCACCAATGGAGTGGAAGATATGGCAAATGCACTAATCCGTTTCGAGAATGGGGCATCGCTTATGGTTGATGTCAGCTTTACCCTTCATGCGAAGTCGGATGAGCTTGCTATTCGTTTATACGGTGATAAGGGCGGAGTGGAAATTGAACCTGAATTGACCATGATTACTGAAAAATATGACACCATTCTGAATGTAGCTCCGCAAACAGACAGCAAATCCATAAATGTGCCGGAAGCATTTTGTAATGAAGTGAATCACTTTCTGGCCTGCCTGCAATCTGGAGAAACACCGATCAGTCCGGTAGAAGATGGCTTGCAAATCATGAAGATATTGTGCGGTATCTATGAGTCTGCGAACAAAGGACAAGAAGTTCAGCTCTAA
- a CDS encoding YwiC-like family protein — MRKYIPNQHGAWAMLILPFLFGVASSKGQFIHIPLFVCWLLIYLFSFPLLQWVKTGKLERYLQPMRVYGILLLPFILYLVIAEPKLLGFVLPLVPLFAVNLYYAKTKNERALLNDICAILAFCLIIYPVFYVGKGESWGAVTELFLLSVLYFIGTALYVKTVIRERNNIRFYYGSVLYHLLFAVAGLLLFPSLLAPLVILLLRAAILPKTGVTAKRTGMIEIGFSLMLYVSVLVLYF, encoded by the coding sequence ATGAGGAAGTACATACCCAACCAGCACGGGGCTTGGGCGATGCTTATCCTTCCATTTCTGTTCGGAGTCGCTTCATCGAAAGGACAATTTATACATATTCCCCTGTTTGTTTGCTGGCTTCTGATCTATTTGTTCAGCTTCCCGTTGCTGCAATGGGTAAAGACAGGGAAATTGGAGCGTTACCTCCAGCCCATGCGGGTTTACGGGATTCTGCTTCTGCCCTTTATCCTTTATCTGGTGATTGCTGAACCTAAGCTGTTAGGATTTGTTCTGCCGCTTGTTCCCCTGTTCGCTGTTAATCTGTATTATGCAAAAACCAAAAATGAACGTGCCTTGCTTAATGATATTTGCGCCATATTGGCATTTTGCCTGATCATTTATCCTGTCTTTTATGTCGGCAAAGGAGAAAGCTGGGGCGCCGTGACAGAGCTGTTCCTGCTCAGCGTACTCTATTTTATCGGGACCGCCTTGTATGTCAAAACGGTTATTCGTGAACGAAACAACATCCGCTTCTATTACGGATCTGTTCTGTATCATCTGCTGTTCGCTGTGGCTGGTCTGCTGCTATTCCCTTCATTGCTCGCTCCACTTGTTATCCTGCTGCTGCGGGCAGCCATTCTCCCCAAGACAGGAGTCACCGCCAAGCGTACCGGAATGATTGAAATAGGTTTTTCCCTTATGTTGTATGTGTCTGTGCTTGTCTTGTACTTCTAG
- the moaA gene encoding GTP 3',8-cyclase MoaA: MNVHPPQDQLRRPIHDLRISVTDRCNFRCSYCMPKEVYGEDYVFLPTSELLTFEEIHRLTSLFVSLGVSKIRLTGGEPLMRRGLPELVAKIGSLDGVEDIGLTTNGVLLGQQAEPLYEAGLRRLNVSLDALNPELFGRMNGRGIKPGFILKQIDHAIEAGFEVKVNMVVQRGLNESEILPMARYFKERNITLRFIEFMDVGNDNGWSFEKVVTKKDIMERLQSTFELEALDNNYFGEVAQRYRYKGSKAEVGFITSVSESFCSSCTRARLSSDGKFYTCLFASSGFDLRKMIRSGADDQSLLEAIRNVWEQRTDRYSDERTEQTVRNRTKIGMSYIGG; encoded by the coding sequence ATGAATGTACATCCACCACAAGATCAACTGCGGCGGCCCATCCACGATTTGCGGATATCTGTAACCGACCGGTGCAATTTCCGGTGTTCCTACTGCATGCCAAAAGAAGTGTACGGTGAAGATTATGTCTTCCTACCGACAAGTGAACTGCTGACATTTGAAGAAATTCATCGCTTGACGAGTTTGTTTGTTTCGCTTGGCGTAAGCAAAATCAGGCTGACCGGCGGTGAACCGCTGATGCGGCGGGGTCTGCCCGAGCTTGTTGCCAAGATTGGCTCTTTGGACGGTGTAGAAGATATCGGTTTGACGACCAATGGGGTACTGCTAGGGCAACAGGCGGAGCCTCTATACGAGGCGGGACTACGCAGACTGAATGTTAGCCTGGATGCACTGAATCCTGAGCTTTTTGGGAGAATGAACGGGCGTGGAATCAAACCCGGTTTTATTTTAAAACAGATTGATCATGCCATAGAGGCCGGTTTTGAGGTCAAAGTGAACATGGTGGTGCAAAGAGGTCTGAACGAATCGGAGATTCTGCCGATGGCCCGCTATTTCAAAGAAAGAAATATAACGTTGCGGTTCATCGAGTTCATGGATGTCGGCAACGACAATGGCTGGAGCTTTGAAAAAGTCGTAACGAAAAAAGACATCATGGAGCGCCTCCAGAGTACATTCGAGCTGGAAGCACTCGACAACAATTATTTCGGTGAAGTTGCCCAACGCTACCGCTATAAGGGCAGCAAGGCAGAGGTTGGTTTTATTACTTCGGTATCCGAGTCGTTTTGTTCTTCCTGCACGCGCGCCCGGCTGTCCTCTGACGGCAAATTTTATACCTGCCTGTTCGCATCAAGCGGTTTTGATCTCAGGAAGATGATTCGCAGCGGGGCGGATGATCAAAGCTTGCTCGAAGCTATTAGGAACGTCTGGGAGCAGCGTACAGACCGCTATTCTGATGAACGGACGGAACAAACCGTAAGGAATAGAACAAAGATAGGGATGTCCTATATTGGAGGTTAA
- a CDS encoding TetR/AcrR family transcriptional regulator produces the protein MAKIDRRILKTQEALKKAIIELMSEKNIDDITLQDLSDRANISRGTFYLHYTDKYDLLDKLIEAHINELRERCEAAADLDFVSGSLIWTEYLEDNYSFFSMMLASKGAPYFRNRFVDFLIEEFRNEVDVTKGKNQGLNADLTVTFVASAYVGVVEWWFSNEMPISHQALAEQLGTLLERICE, from the coding sequence ATGGCTAAAATAGATCGGAGAATACTCAAGACGCAAGAAGCTTTAAAGAAAGCCATTATTGAACTAATGTCTGAAAAGAATATTGATGATATCACCTTACAGGATCTATCCGACAGAGCAAATATCAGCCGGGGAACGTTTTATCTTCATTACACGGATAAATACGATTTGCTGGACAAACTCATAGAGGCCCATATTAACGAGCTGCGGGAGCGGTGTGAAGCAGCAGCTGATCTGGATTTTGTAAGCGGTTCGTTGATCTGGACAGAATACCTCGAAGACAATTACTCCTTTTTTTCAATGATGCTGGCAAGTAAAGGAGCCCCATATTTTCGCAACCGGTTCGTTGACTTTCTGATTGAAGAGTTCCGTAATGAGGTGGATGTGACGAAAGGAAAAAACCAGGGGTTAAATGCAGACCTTACCGTGACATTTGTGGCCTCGGCTTATGTAGGCGTAGTGGAATGGTGGTTTTCGAATGAAATGCCGATTTCACATCAAGCATTAGCTGAACAATTGGGAACATTGCTGGAGCGAATCTGTGAATAG